A genomic stretch from Pseudomonadota bacterium includes:
- a CDS encoding cbb3-type cytochrome c oxidase subunit I, with protein MSKYLLSTDHKIICFQYMLTGMAMGLIGAFMAYVFRMQLAWPGSDVPFWGQVSPAEYNALVTNHGTIMIFWVAMPVLIAAFGNLCIPLMLGADDMVFPRINRLSFQVFFLSAVVLIASFLVEGGGFGGAWTAYPPLSAKAHYNLTPLGSTLWVIAVGLEFVAFLLGGINFVTTAMNARAPGLRMFDMPMVVWMIVIASILFMASVGPLIAGAVMLVFDQTVGTGFYDPATGGDPVLWQHLFWFFGHPEVYVVLLPAVGISLDIIPTFSRKKLFGYKTILYTAIATGVLSFFVWAHHQFVSGIDPRMANIFTVTTVLISVPLAEMTFAVIASLYGGKIQLTTPMLWALSFWAEFIIGGITGIFLGASGADIYFHDNYFVLAHFHYTFYPIAIIGTFAGFTYWFPKMFGRMMNEALGKIHFWVSITCYNAIFFPLFFLGLAGQHRRIYSYEHFPELALPEYQAIREFATTALIIMLLAQGVFFFNWVWSMFKGKPAGKNPWKANTLEWTTESPPGHGNWRHGEFPNCYRGPYEYSPEGREDDYWPQNEPPEGHEERVKPAAAPA; from the coding sequence GTGTCCAAGTATCTGCTGTCGACCGACCATAAGATCATCTGTTTCCAGTACATGTTAACGGGCATGGCCATGGGCCTTATCGGCGCTTTCATGGCCTACGTGTTCCGCATGCAGCTCGCCTGGCCGGGCTCGGACGTGCCTTTTTGGGGGCAAGTCTCACCGGCGGAGTACAACGCCCTGGTCACAAACCACGGCACGATCATGATCTTCTGGGTCGCGATGCCGGTACTAATCGCGGCCTTCGGAAACCTCTGCATTCCGTTGATGCTCGGCGCCGACGATATGGTGTTTCCCCGCATCAACCGCCTCTCGTTTCAGGTCTTCTTCCTTAGTGCGGTCGTGCTGATCGCATCCTTCTTGGTGGAGGGGGGTGGCTTCGGCGGTGCCTGGACGGCCTATCCACCGCTTTCGGCCAAGGCGCACTACAACCTGACGCCTTTGGGCTCCACCCTTTGGGTGATCGCGGTGGGGCTGGAATTCGTGGCTTTCCTTCTGGGCGGTATCAATTTCGTGACGACGGCAATGAACGCACGCGCCCCCGGCCTGCGCATGTTCGATATGCCCATGGTCGTCTGGATGATCGTGATCGCCAGCATCTTGTTCATGGCGTCGGTGGGACCGCTGATTGCGGGCGCGGTCATGCTCGTGTTCGACCAAACGGTTGGCACGGGTTTCTACGACCCGGCAACCGGTGGCGACCCCGTGCTGTGGCAGCATTTGTTTTGGTTTTTTGGGCATCCCGAGGTGTACGTAGTGCTGCTGCCTGCGGTGGGGATCAGCTTGGATATCATCCCCACCTTCTCCCGCAAGAAGCTCTTCGGCTACAAGACGATCCTGTACACGGCGATCGCGACGGGGGTGCTGAGCTTCTTTGTCTGGGCGCACCACCAGTTCGTGTCCGGCATCGACCCGCGCATGGCGAACATCTTCACCGTCACGACGGTGCTGATCTCGGTGCCGCTCGCCGAAATGACCTTCGCGGTCATTGCCTCGCTGTACGGCGGAAAGATCCAACTTACGACACCGATGCTGTGGGCTCTGTCCTTTTGGGCCGAGTTCATCATCGGTGGCATTACAGGGATCTTCTTGGGTGCGAGCGGCGCAGATATCTATTTCCACGACAACTACTTCGTCCTGGCCCACTTCCACTACACGTTTTATCCCATTGCGATCATCGGAACCTTCGCCGGTTTCACTTACTGGTTCCCGAAGATGTTCGGACGCATGATGAACGAGGCCCTGGGCAAGATTCACTTCTGGGTCAGCATTACCTGTTATAATGCCATCTTCTTTCCCCTGTTCTTCTTGGGTCTAGCGGGCCAACACCGTCGCATCTATAGCTATGAGCACTTCCCCGAGCTGGCTTTGCCCGAGTACCAAGCCATTCGTGAATTCGCCACCACTGCGTTGATCATCATGCTCTTGGCTCAGGGAGTGTTCTTCTTCAACTGGGTCTGGAGCATGTTCAAGGGCAAGCCTGCCGGCAAGAATCCTTGGAAGGCCAATACCCTCGAGTGGACTACCGAGTCACCACCCGGACACGGAAACTGGCGCCACGGTGAGTTCCCGAATTGCTACCGCGGGCCATACGAATACAGCCCCGAAGGCCGGGAGGACGATTACTGGCCGCAGAACGAGCCTCCCGAAGGACATGAGGAGCGTGTCAAACCAGCAGCTGCGCCTGCCTAG
- a CDS encoding cytochrome c has protein sequence MAAGCSSGEKAEGATASAEQWFELCTQCHGADGLGRREFQAPAIAGLPDWYVEGQLTKFKSGARGTHPDDVSGMRMRPMAIEIDTEADIKAIAALVAKMPAAKPAPLLTGGDKQAGQALYTPCTACHGPKGAGNPLLKSPPINRASDWYLLAQLKKFKEGVRGSDPRDITGAQMAPMAKVLADEQAMRNVVAYVMSLQ, from the coding sequence ATGGCAGCTGGGTGCAGCAGCGGTGAGAAAGCCGAGGGAGCCACCGCAAGCGCCGAGCAGTGGTTCGAGCTGTGCACCCAGTGCCATGGTGCGGACGGGCTTGGAAGAAGAGAGTTTCAGGCTCCGGCGATCGCGGGGCTGCCGGACTGGTACGTCGAAGGCCAACTCACGAAGTTCAAGAGCGGGGCCCGGGGCACCCACCCCGACGATGTGTCTGGTATGCGCATGCGACCGATGGCAATCGAAATTGATACGGAGGCGGATATCAAGGCGATCGCCGCCTTGGTGGCCAAGATGCCGGCAGCCAAGCCGGCCCCCCTGCTAACCGGGGGTGACAAGCAGGCTGGTCAGGCCCTTTACACCCCCTGCACCGCGTGCCATGGACCCAAGGGAGCGGGCAACCCGCTCCTGAAATCGCCGCCCATCAACCGGGCGAGCGACTGGTATCTGCTGGCCCAATTGAAGAAATTCAAGGAGGGCGTGCGTGGCTCCGATCCACGCGATATCACGGGTGCGCAAATGGCGCCCATGGCCAAGGTCCTTGCCGACGAGCAGGCGATGCGCAACGTGGTCGCCTATGTGATGAGCCTGCAGTGA
- a CDS encoding cytochrome C oxidase subunit II: MVQQYLDQASSYAADIDFAIDVITWLTGFWGTLCMVVFIGFIIFFRDKGQRGQYISGEEKHQTRWISIPHLLVLVCDVYILVVAIQVWVNVKQTLPEPDRTVRVIAQQWAWSFEHPGPDGKLDTPDDIRTVDELRLEVNKTYHYKLVARDVMHSFSVPVFRLTQDAIPGRVITGWFKPIKTGTYDIQCKEMCGIGHGLMPARVVIGTPAQHAKWMASRTKTAYAALDTR, translated from the coding sequence ATGGTTCAACAGTACCTTGATCAGGCTTCGTCCTATGCTGCGGACATCGACTTTGCGATCGACGTCATCACTTGGCTGACGGGGTTTTGGGGTACCCTGTGCATGGTGGTTTTCATTGGTTTCATCATTTTCTTTCGAGACAAGGGCCAGCGCGGTCAGTACATCTCAGGCGAGGAAAAGCACCAGACCCGATGGATTTCGATCCCGCACCTGCTGGTGCTCGTATGCGACGTCTATATCCTTGTTGTCGCCATTCAAGTCTGGGTGAACGTCAAGCAGACGTTGCCAGAGCCCGATCGAACGGTACGCGTGATCGCACAGCAGTGGGCGTGGAGCTTCGAGCATCCAGGGCCGGATGGTAAACTGGACACTCCGGATGACATCCGTACCGTCGACGAGCTCCGGCTCGAGGTGAACAAGACCTACCACTACAAGCTCGTCGCCCGGGACGTCATGCACAGTTTCTCCGTGCCGGTATTTCGCTTGACGCAAGACGCGATCCCCGGCCGGGTGATCACCGGCTGGTTCAAGCCGATCAAGACTGGGACCTACGACATTCAGTGCAAGGAAATGTGCGGGATCGGTCATGGACTGATGCCGGCTCGCGTGGTTATCGGAACTCCGGCACAGCACGCGAAATGGATGGCTTCCCGCACCAAAACCGCTTACGCAGCTTTGGACACCCGCTAG